Proteins from one Embleya scabrispora genomic window:
- a CDS encoding dolichyl-phosphate-mannose--protein mannosyltransferase — MTSDVATDQPTRKRAPQGDAESSGDAGTARPEPRGWAWSLARFGYRDRPPTSLRERLVPAYTDNSAYTGGGWLPCILVTLLAGFIRFWNLGKPKAVIFDETYYAKDAWSLLKLGYEGTWPKEANDRILAGDTDTLQTQGSYIVHPPIGKWTIALGEQLFGLTPFGWRFALAVLGTLSVLMLCRIGRRLFRSTLLGCVAGLLMALDGLHFVMSRTSLLDLVLMFWILAAFGALLIDRDDTRALAAHMFKDGPDAARAATMKLGLRPWRIVAGICLGLACGTKWSGVYVLAALGILTVLWDAGTRRACGARRPYRATLRHDVLFAFASTVAVALGIYIWSWTGWFLTDNGYFRHWADDRAGLSPDHILGIPLPQFGMSWVPAPLRSLWHYHAEMWSFHTGLDSPHPYQSNPWSWLVLGRPVAYYFETVHQGTAGCTEQDCYQTVLGIGTPLLWWTGVVAVGYLLFRWAGRRDWRAGAILCGLAAAYLPWMAYQQRTIFLFYAVAFVPFLCLAVTMMLGALLGPPGATERRRAWGTAGVVAIIALIAWNFLYFYPIFTGETITRSGWLDRMWFSTWI, encoded by the coding sequence GTGACGAGTGACGTGGCGACGGATCAGCCGACCCGAAAGCGTGCCCCCCAGGGGGATGCGGAGTCCTCCGGCGACGCGGGCACCGCACGCCCGGAGCCGCGCGGTTGGGCCTGGTCACTGGCCCGGTTCGGGTATCGGGATCGGCCGCCGACGTCGTTGCGTGAGCGGTTGGTGCCGGCGTACACCGACAACAGCGCCTACACCGGTGGCGGCTGGCTGCCCTGCATCCTGGTGACACTCCTGGCCGGATTCATCCGATTCTGGAACCTCGGCAAGCCCAAAGCGGTGATATTCGACGAGACGTACTACGCCAAGGACGCCTGGTCGCTCCTCAAACTCGGCTACGAGGGCACCTGGCCCAAGGAGGCCAACGACCGGATCCTCGCCGGCGACACCGACACCCTCCAGACCCAGGGCTCCTACATCGTCCACCCCCCGATCGGGAAATGGACCATCGCCCTCGGCGAACAACTCTTCGGACTCACCCCCTTCGGATGGCGCTTCGCCCTCGCCGTCCTGGGCACCCTGTCCGTCCTCATGCTCTGCCGCATCGGCCGCCGCCTCTTCCGCTCCACCCTCCTGGGCTGCGTCGCCGGACTCCTCATGGCCCTCGACGGCCTGCACTTCGTCATGAGCCGCACCTCCCTGCTCGACCTCGTCCTGATGTTCTGGATCCTCGCCGCCTTCGGCGCCCTGCTCATCGACCGCGACGACACCCGAGCCCTCGCCGCCCACATGTTCAAGGACGGACCCGACGCCGCCCGCGCCGCCACCATGAAACTCGGCCTGCGCCCCTGGCGCATCGTCGCCGGCATCTGCCTCGGACTGGCCTGCGGCACCAAATGGAGCGGCGTCTACGTCCTCGCCGCCCTCGGCATCCTCACCGTCCTGTGGGACGCCGGCACCCGCCGCGCCTGCGGCGCACGCCGCCCCTACCGCGCCACCCTGCGCCACGACGTCCTCTTCGCGTTCGCGTCCACCGTCGCCGTCGCCCTCGGCATCTACATCTGGTCCTGGACCGGCTGGTTCCTCACCGACAACGGCTACTTCCGCCACTGGGCCGACGACCGCGCAGGACTGTCCCCCGACCACATCCTCGGCATCCCACTCCCCCAATTCGGCATGTCATGGGTACCCGCACCACTACGCAGCCTCTGGCACTACCACGCCGAAATGTGGTCCTTCCACACCGGCCTTGACAGCCCCCACCCCTACCAATCGAACCCGTGGAGCTGGCTGGTCCTGGGCAGACCGGTGGCCTACTACTTCGAAACGGTCCACCAGGGCACCGCGGGCTGCACCGAACAGGACTGCTACCAAACGGTGCTCGGCATCGGCACCCCGCTCCTGTGGTGGACCGGCGTGGTCGCGGTCGGCTATCTGCTCTTCCGCTGGGCGGGTCGGCGCGACTGGCGCGCGGGCGCGATCCTGTGCGGCCTGGCCGCCGCCTACCTCCCGTGGATGGCGTACCAGCAGCGCACGATCTTCCTCTTCTACGCCGTCGCGTTCGTCCCGTTCCTGTGCCTGGCCGTGACCATGATGCTCGGCGCACTCCTCGGCCCACCCGGAGCCACCGAACGCCGACGCGCATGGGGCACCGCCGGAGTCGTCGCCATCATCGCCCTGATCGCCTGGAACTTCCTGTACTTCTACCCGATCTTCACCGGTGAGACGATCACCCGCAGCGGATGGCTGGACCGTATGTGGTTCAGCACCTGGATCTAG
- a CDS encoding TetR/AcrR family transcriptional regulator produces MPVTREQDIRRRAIDATRDLAAEGGYDSVQMRDVVRLSRLSSATIYRHFSSKDHLLAATHLEWIAALERSGAARPDGANAAERVCAILRDTCRTMARHPRLTAALIHALGSSDPGVGDCHREINRIMNTMFRTALADEVTNADEFVHLLGIAWEGALFSWAFGRMTMTEVEHTVCRATHLLLLGTTTEADTTPDGPPEPNPPNA; encoded by the coding sequence GTGCCCGTCACGCGGGAGCAGGACATACGCAGGCGAGCCATCGACGCGACCCGCGACCTGGCCGCGGAGGGCGGCTACGACAGCGTGCAGATGCGCGACGTGGTCCGCCTGTCCCGGCTCTCCTCGGCGACCATCTACCGGCACTTCTCCTCGAAGGACCACCTGCTCGCGGCCACCCACCTGGAGTGGATCGCGGCCCTGGAACGCAGCGGCGCGGCCCGTCCGGACGGCGCGAACGCGGCCGAGCGGGTCTGCGCGATCCTGCGCGACACCTGCCGCACGATGGCCCGCCACCCCCGCCTGACCGCCGCCCTGATCCACGCCCTCGGCTCCTCCGACCCGGGCGTGGGCGACTGCCACCGCGAGATCAACCGCATCATGAACACGATGTTCCGCACGGCCCTGGCCGACGAGGTGACCAACGCCGACGAGTTCGTCCACTTGCTCGGCATCGCCTGGGAAGGCGCCCTGTTCAGCTGGGCCTTCGGCCGAATGACCATGACAGAGGTGGAACACACAGTCTGCCGAGCCACCCACCTACTCCTACTCGGCACCACCACAGAGGCCGACACAACCCCTGACGGGCCACCCGAACCCAATCCACCCAACGCTTGA
- the rsmI gene encoding 16S rRNA (cytidine(1402)-2'-O)-methyltransferase, whose translation MEHEQHTSQSGVLVLAGTPIGDVGDAPARLAAELGTADVVAAEDTRRLRRLAGALGVEVPGRVVSYFEGNEAARTPDLVRALREGKRVLLVTDAGMPSVSDPGYRLVEAAVAEDIRVTAVPGPSAVLTALALSGLPVDRFCFEGFLPRKAGERSRRLAELAAEPRTMVFFEAPHRLAESLAAMAEALGAERRGAVCRELTKTYEEVRRDTLAELAVWAEPGVRGEITVVVAGAPPADPSQLGPADLVALVAGREAAGQPRKEAIAAVAAEVGVPKRTVFDAVVAAKAESAKAAQSGK comes from the coding sequence GTGGAACACGAACAGCACACCTCTCAGAGCGGCGTACTCGTACTGGCCGGCACCCCCATCGGCGACGTGGGCGACGCGCCCGCGCGACTGGCCGCGGAGCTGGGCACGGCCGACGTGGTGGCCGCCGAGGACACCCGCCGGCTGCGCAGACTGGCCGGCGCGCTCGGCGTGGAGGTGCCGGGGCGCGTGGTGTCGTACTTCGAGGGCAACGAGGCGGCGCGCACCCCGGACCTGGTCCGGGCGTTGCGCGAGGGCAAGCGGGTGCTCCTGGTTACCGACGCCGGGATGCCGTCGGTGTCCGACCCGGGCTATCGCCTGGTCGAGGCCGCGGTGGCGGAGGACATCCGGGTGACGGCCGTACCGGGACCGTCGGCGGTGCTGACCGCGCTGGCGCTGTCCGGTCTGCCGGTGGACCGGTTCTGCTTCGAGGGCTTCCTGCCCCGAAAGGCCGGGGAGCGGTCCCGGCGCCTCGCCGAGTTGGCCGCCGAGCCGCGCACGATGGTGTTCTTCGAGGCGCCGCACCGGCTCGCCGAGTCGTTGGCGGCGATGGCCGAGGCGCTGGGCGCCGAGCGGCGCGGCGCGGTGTGTCGCGAGTTGACCAAGACGTACGAGGAGGTCCGCCGGGACACCCTGGCCGAACTCGCCGTGTGGGCCGAGCCGGGCGTGCGCGGCGAGATCACCGTGGTGGTCGCGGGCGCGCCGCCGGCCGACCCGTCGCAGCTCGGCCCGGCCGACCTCGTCGCGCTGGTCGCCGGACGCGAGGCCGCCGGACAACCCCGCAAGGAGGCGATCGCGGCGGTGGCCGCGGAGGTCGGTGTGCCCAAGCGCACCGTCTTCGACGCGGTGGTGGCGGCCAAGGCGGAATCGGCCAAGGCGGCCCAGTCCGGCAAGTAG